A region of Streptomyces sp. NBC_01788 DNA encodes the following proteins:
- a CDS encoding amino acid ABC transporter permease, producing MSSVLYDAPGPRARRRNVILSVVFVALLALLLWWIWSTMNDKGQLKWALWQPFTTSAAWTTYLLPGLGNTLKAAALAMVIALPLGAFFGIARMSDHRWVRVPAGVVVEFFRAIPVLLLMLFANEFYVRSTGIASDVRPLYAVVTGLVLYNASVLAEVVRAGILALPKGQTEAAYAIGLRKGQTMSGILLPQAVTVMLPAIVSQLVVIVKDTALGGAMLAFPELLGSRSTLAANYANVIASFIVVAVIFILLNFALTSFASWLERRLRRSKRSTGVVLAADEEEVNPAQTGGTYGTGAGGSI from the coding sequence ATGAGTTCCGTGCTCTACGACGCCCCCGGCCCCCGGGCCAGGCGGCGCAATGTGATCCTCTCCGTCGTCTTCGTCGCCCTGCTCGCACTGCTCCTGTGGTGGATCTGGTCGACGATGAACGACAAGGGCCAGCTCAAGTGGGCCCTGTGGCAGCCCTTCACCACCTCCGCGGCCTGGACGACGTACCTGCTGCCCGGCCTCGGCAACACGCTGAAGGCCGCGGCGCTCGCCATGGTCATCGCTCTTCCGCTGGGCGCGTTCTTCGGCATAGCCCGGATGTCCGACCACCGGTGGGTCCGGGTTCCGGCCGGTGTGGTGGTCGAGTTCTTCCGGGCGATCCCGGTACTGCTGCTGATGCTGTTCGCCAACGAGTTCTACGTCCGCTCCACGGGCATCGCCAGCGACGTGCGCCCCCTCTACGCGGTCGTCACCGGCCTGGTGCTCTACAACGCCTCGGTTCTCGCCGAGGTCGTACGTGCCGGCATCCTGGCCCTGCCCAAGGGGCAGACAGAGGCCGCCTACGCGATCGGTCTGCGCAAGGGCCAGACGATGAGCGGCATCCTGCTCCCGCAGGCGGTCACTGTCATGCTGCCGGCCATCGTCAGCCAGCTGGTCGTCATCGTGAAGGACACCGCGCTGGGCGGCGCGATGCTCGCCTTCCCCGAGCTGCTGGGCTCCCGCAGCACGCTCGCGGCCAACTACGCCAACGTCATCGCCAGCTTCATCGTGGTGGCCGTCATCTTCATCCTGTTGAACTTCGCCCTCACCAGCTTCGCGAGCTGGCTCGAGCGCAGGCTGCGCCGCAGCAAGCGGAGCACCGGCGTCGTCCTCGCCGCGGACGAGGAGGAGGTCAACCCCGCCCAGACCGGTGGCACCTACGGAACGGGTGCGGGCGGCTCGATCTGA
- a CDS encoding amino acid ABC transporter permease: MFDFLQGYDVLGAFWMTVKLTALSALGSLVWGTLLAAMRVSPVPLMRGFGTAYVNIFRNIPLTVLIVFTSLGLADIFGMTMGASDFKIQGFRLAVLGLVAYHAAFVCEALRSGINTVPVGQAEAARAIGLNFSQSLRLVVLPQAYRAVIGPLANVLIALTKNTTVAAAIGVAEASYLMKTMIENEAQTLAIGAVFALGFVVLTLPVGLFLGWLGKRLAVKR; this comes from the coding sequence GTGTTCGACTTTCTTCAAGGTTACGACGTCCTAGGGGCGTTCTGGATGACGGTGAAGCTCACCGCTCTCTCCGCCCTGGGCTCCCTGGTCTGGGGCACCCTGCTGGCCGCGATGCGGGTCAGCCCGGTTCCGTTGATGCGCGGCTTCGGCACCGCCTACGTCAACATCTTCCGGAACATCCCCCTGACGGTGCTCATCGTCTTCACCTCCCTCGGCCTCGCCGACATCTTCGGGATGACGATGGGCGCGTCCGACTTCAAGATCCAGGGCTTCCGGCTGGCGGTGCTCGGGCTCGTGGCCTACCACGCGGCGTTCGTCTGCGAGGCGCTGCGCTCCGGCATCAACACCGTGCCGGTCGGGCAGGCGGAGGCGGCGCGCGCGATCGGGCTCAACTTCAGCCAGTCGCTGCGGCTCGTCGTGCTGCCGCAGGCCTACCGCGCGGTGATCGGACCGCTGGCCAACGTGCTGATCGCACTGACCAAGAACACGACCGTGGCGGCCGCGATCGGTGTGGCCGAGGCCTCCTACCTGATGAAGACGATGATCGAGAACGAGGCCCAGACGCTTGCCATCGGCGCCGTCTTCGCCCTCGGGTTCGTGGTCCTGACCCTGCCCGTCGGCCTCTTCCTCGGCTGGCTCGGCAAGCGACTGGCGGTGAAGCGATGA
- a CDS encoding glutamate ABC transporter substrate-binding protein encodes MKLRKVTAASAVVLALALSATACSSNDKKDEGSSGGGGKVKVGIKFDQPGLGLKQPDGSFSGFDVDVATYVAKELGYKPAQIEWVETKSAERENALARGDVKFIVATYSINDERKQKVDFAGPYLLAHQDLLVKADSKISKGTDLNGKKLCSVAGSTSAQNVQKSIAPDAALKENAGYSECIAALQSGAVDAVTTDDSILAGFASQDNYKGQFKLAGLKLSNENYGIGVKKGDTATVDKINSALEKMVSDGSWDAAVKKNFGPADYKNEPAPKIGDIVK; translated from the coding sequence ATGAAGCTCCGCAAGGTCACCGCCGCCTCGGCCGTCGTCCTCGCCCTCGCCCTGTCGGCGACGGCGTGCAGCTCGAACGACAAGAAGGACGAGGGGTCGTCGGGCGGTGGCGGCAAGGTCAAGGTCGGCATCAAGTTCGACCAGCCCGGCCTCGGTCTGAAGCAGCCCGACGGCTCGTTCTCCGGTTTCGACGTGGACGTGGCCACCTACGTGGCCAAGGAACTCGGTTACAAGCCGGCCCAGATCGAGTGGGTCGAGACCAAGAGCGCCGAGCGTGAGAACGCGCTGGCCCGCGGCGACGTGAAGTTCATCGTGGCCACGTACTCGATCAACGACGAGCGCAAGCAGAAGGTCGACTTCGCCGGCCCGTACCTGCTGGCCCATCAGGACCTGCTGGTCAAGGCCGACTCGAAGATCTCCAAGGGCACGGACCTCAACGGCAAGAAGCTGTGTTCCGTGGCCGGCTCCACCTCGGCGCAGAACGTGCAGAAGTCGATCGCGCCGGATGCCGCCCTGAAGGAGAACGCGGGCTACTCGGAGTGCATCGCCGCCCTCCAGAGCGGTGCCGTCGACGCGGTGACCACCGACGACTCGATCCTCGCGGGCTTCGCCTCCCAGGACAATTACAAGGGCCAGTTCAAGCTCGCCGGGCTCAAGCTGAGCAACGAGAACTACGGCATCGGTGTCAAGAAGGGCGACACCGCGACCGTGGACAAGATCAACTCCGCGCTGGAGAAGATGGTCAGCGACGGCTCGTGGGACGCCGCGGTCAAGAAGAACTTCGGCCCGGCCGACTACAAGAACGAGCCCGCCCCGAAGATCGGCGACATCGTCAAGTGA